A window of the Lactuca sativa cultivar Salinas chromosome 5, Lsat_Salinas_v11, whole genome shotgun sequence genome harbors these coding sequences:
- the LOC111890776 gene encoding uncharacterized protein LOC111890776, which produces MPCLRLSTNVSLEGVDTSAILSEATSTIADLLSKPKAYVLIELKGSVPMAFGGSEEPAACGELVSIGGGLNSDVNKKVSAAVAEILSSKLSVPKSRFFLKFYESEGSFIGWNGSTF; this is translated from the exons ATGCCGTGTCTGAGACTGTCAACAAATGTGAGCTTGGAGGGCGTTGATACCTCCGCCATCCTCTCCGAAGCCACCTCCACCATCGCCGACCTCCTCAGCAAACCCAAAGCC TATGTGCTGATCGAGTTGAAGGGATCTGTGCCGATGGCTTTTGGAGGTAGCGAGGAGCCAGCGGCGTGTGGTGAGCTGGTGTCCATCGGAGGAGGTCTGAATTCAGATGTAAACAAGAAAGTAAGCGCTGCAGTTGCTGAGATTCTTAGCTCCAAGCTCTCTGTTCCCAAATCACGATTCTTCCTTAAGTTTTACGAATCAGAG GGGTCTTTCATCGGATGGAATGGATCGACCTTTTAG
- the LOC111890707 gene encoding jasmonate-induced oxygenase 2: MNVLQRWPEPVVRVQSLSESGIEAIPDCYVKPIMDRPSVDVEESNEVNIPVIDLSGLNSDDAALRKATLELISDACREWGFFQVVNHGVSHQLMAETQKVWREFFHLTVEEKQKYANSPETYEGYGSRVGVVKGARLDWSDYFFLNYLPVSSRDENKWPSQPSTCRELVAKYNEEVLKLCGKLMKVLSINLGLQEDYLENAVGGDQIGASLRVNFYPTCPQPDLALGLSPHSDPGTLTILLPDDHVSGLQVRKNDGWVTIKPIPNAFTVNLGDQLQVLSNGNYKSIEHRVLVNSLKERVSLAFFYNPRGDMVIEPANQLIMKDDPTQYQPMTFDEYRIFIRTKGLHGKSQVESLKSFG; the protein is encoded by the exons ATGAACGTCTTGCAGAGATGGCCAGAACCAGTGGTGAGAGTGCAGTCGTTATCGGAAAGTGGCATAGAAGCCATCCCGGACTGCTACGTGAAGCCGATCATGGACAGGCCATCGGTGGACGTGGAGGAGTCGAATGAGGTCAACATCCCAGTCATTGATCTCTCAGGCCTCAACTCAGATGATGCAGCGTTGCGTAAGGCCACTTTGGAGCTAATATCCGATGCTTGTCGTGAGTGGGGGTTCTTCCAGGTGGTTAACCATGGTGTTAGCCACCAGCTCATGGCGGAGACACAGAAGGTGTGGCGAGAGTTCTTCCATCTTACGGTGGAGGAGAAGCAGAAGTACGCTAACTCACCGGAGACTTATGAGGGCTACGGAAGTCGTGTTGGGGTGGTGAAAGGTGCCAGATTAGATTGGAGTGATTACTTCTTCCTTAACTATCTGCCTGTTTCTTCAAGAGACGAAAATAAGTGGCCATCTCAGCCGTCAACTTGCAG GGAATTGGTAGCAAAATATAACGAAGAAGTGTTGAAACTTTGTGGCAAACTAATGAAAGTTTTGTCCATTAATCTTGGATTACAAGAAGATTATCTTGAAAATGCGGTTGGAGGGGACCAAATTGGAGCTTCCTTGAGGGTCAATTTTTACCCAACGTGTCCTCAACCCGACCTCGCTTTAGGCCTCTCACCCCATTCTGATCCTGGTACTCTCACCATCCTGTTGCCAGATGATCATGTCTCCGGCCTCCAAGTCCGTAAAAATGATGGTTGGGTCACGATTAAGCCAATCCCTAATGCCTTCACTGTTAACCTAGGTGACCAACTTCAG GTGCTAAGCAATGGAAATTACAAGAGTATCGAGCACCGTGTGCTTGTTAATTCGTTAAAAGAGCGAGTATCGTTGGCCTTTTTCTACAACCCACGTGGCGACATGGTCATTGAACCTGCCAATCAACTAATAATGAAGGATGACCCCACACAATATCAACCAATGACGTTTGATGAATATCGCATTTTTATTAGGACAAAAGGTCTTCATGGAAAATCACAAGTTGAGTCTTTAAAATCATTTGGATAG